In Bacteroidota bacterium, the genomic window TACGAGAATGAGATCAACTCGTTTGCAACACTTCATTTAGGCGATGTGGAAGGGGTGAAGAGCGGAACGGTCCGGGCCGGAGGGGTCATCGCGACCGTGAAGAAGAAGATCGATAAGAACAACAGAACGATGGCGTTCATCACGCTCGAGGACTTTACCGGGAAGGCGGAATGCGTTGTCTTTTCAAGCCTGTATAAAAAGCACGAAGAGCTGCTGCAGCCGGAGTCAATGATCTTTGTTGAAGGGAACGGCGAGGTAAGCGGCGACGTTATCAAGATCGTGGCCACGGATATTATTGCCATGGACAAGGTCCGTGAGAAATTCGCCAAGCGGGTCTTTTTCCTGATCAATTCGGATGAGGTCGATTCGGGAAAGATGCTGACGCTCCAGCAGATCATGGAAAAGAACAAGGGGAACTGCAACTGTTATTTCAATGTTATAGGGAAGGAATTTGCACAGCAGCAGGTCTATGTATCGAGGAAGTATTCGGTCGCTCCGACGGACCAGTTCATCGAAAGCGTGAGGTCGATTTTGGGAAAAAATGCAATTAAAGTGTCAGCGTAATTATTCACAAAGGAGAAGTTCATGAAGCCAGTAGAAGTCAACGATGCGAATTTTCAAAACGAAGTGTTGAACTCCAGCACGCCGGTCCTCGTCGATTTTTGGGCCACCTGGTGCGGTCCGTGCAAGATGATCGCGCCCTATGTGGAAGAAATGGCGACGGAATACAACGGCAAGCTCAAAGTCGGAAAGCTCGATGTCGATGCAAATCCGGCGGTGTCGATGCAGTACGGCATCAGAAGCATTCCAACCCTGTTGGTTTTCAAAGGAGGGAAGGTTGTCGAGCAGATTGTCGGAGCAGTGCCCAAGAGAAACCTTGTGGAAAAAGTAAGCCGCCACGTCGCGTAAGCGGAAGTTTTCAAAAAGAAAAGCCTGCCGCGGTTGTTCGCAGCAGGCTTTTTACTTTCCGGTACGGTTTCAGAAATGCCGCCCAATCTCAAGCGCTAACGCGTCTTTGCCCCCGCCTTTTTCCCGAACATCAGCCCCTTCAGCCAGACGAATAAAATGATCAGGAACCCCACCGCCGACAACGGCAGCACGTTGATCCATCCTCCGGTCAGCATGATGGCGAAACCTCCGAAGCGGATCCAGTCGGATGATTTCGATGCCATGGTTCTTCTGAGATATGTCCCGAACGGTGAATCTTTGTATTTCTCCAAATCGGTCCTTGCTATGAGCACCAGCGAGGCAACCGTCGAGGGAATGAAGGCGAGAGAAACGCCGGCAATAAGAAAGTGCAGCCACAACAAATAGACCGCTCCAAATCCCGTGACGACGTCTGTCAGCAGTTTAACCGGATGGATCTGACTGTAGATCTTTTTTTCTTCAAGCGTCACAGCGGCTCCATAACAATGTTCGTGAACATCTTTAGGTCTCAGACCTGGCCGACCCACCAGCCGGGGTCGTTCGTCTTAAAGGCCTGCCGGATTGTCTCATAAAGTTTTTGAGGAAGCGCCCCTTTTTCGATAATGTCGAGATTCCTTTTCAAATGTTCCGGATTAACGGTGCCGACGATGCACGAGTGAACGCCCGGTGTGAACGCGGCAAACCTCAGGGCAACTTCCTGCCACTCAAGGCCGCCGGGGTCGACGTCCATGGTTTTCCATCGCCACCAATATTCTTCCGCATAGTGGCTTACCGGGCATTCGGCAAAGCGCCACGGAGCATTCGCGACCGGTCTCTTTGAGATGACCCCCATTCCTTTTGCGGACGCCGCTGCGAGACTGTTCTCGATGCATCGCTGGTCGCAGATGTTCACCGAGTGTTCGACCGAACCGAACCGGCCGCTCTCGACGGACCACTCCAACGCTTCGTTTTCCCCAGAGTATGCAGCGACGAGAACTTTTTTCTCACGAACGGCCTCCTCGATCGCCCGAAGCGGCTCCCCCCACTGGAGCGTGCCGATCGGACAGGAGTGCAGGTGGACGATGTCGATATGGTCCGTCCGGAGAAGCCGCAGCGCTTGATCGATTCCGGCCCGGACGCACTCGTATGTCCAATCTTCAAAACCCTGGATCCCGTAGCCGACTTTTGTCGACAGGACGAATTCGCTGCGGCGACGGCCGAGATACTTTCCAATTCTCTCTTCCGATAATCCGTAGGACCGTGCCGTATCGATAAGCGTGATTCCGGAATCGAGAACAAGATTCAGCAGCTCTTCTGCTTCTTTCTCCGGCAAATTATTGCTGCCGATGTGGCCGGCTCCAAATCCAAGTGCAGAAACTTTAAGTCCGGTATTGCCAAATGCTCGTTGTTCCATGAGATCCTCATCGTATTGCGGATCTTTTCATTGATGCTGACTGGTTTGACGACAAGAGTTGTTTTTACGTTTAAGACAAAAATTTTCTGACGCGCTGCTTTGCGCCGTTTGGGTTTCCTGCGATACTGAAGCCAGCTTTTTTGAACATTGACTGTGTCCCTGTCCAGGAAAAGGAGGAGATGTATTGTCCATCCTTTCCCGGTTTGGTCGGATAACCTTCGGCTATTTCAACTCCACGGCGTCGCATTTCTTTCAACGCCCCGGCAAGCAACTCGGACGCGATTCCCTTCCCCCGATATGCGCGTGGAACAAAAAAACAGGGGACAGACCAAACGCGCTCCGGATCGCCGCATCGCAGCGAGGGGGCGCGATTGAGCCGCGGGAAGGAATGACGCGGCCCAAAGGTGCACCAGCCGACCGGGACACTTTTATCGTACGCGAGCATCCCGCGAATCGACCCGTTGCGAACCCCCTTGCGCAGCCGGGATCTGGCTTTTGCTCCCTTAATCTCCGGCCACCGTTCTCCTTTTTCAATCCTCCATGCCTGGCACCAGCACCCGCCGCACGCCCCGTTAGCCCCGAAAAGCTTCTCGAGGTCGGAAAGCAAGCGCGGGGATAATTTTCTTACGGTGTAAGACATCTGATCTTTTTAATGACCGCAAAAGGAGGAAGAAGAAGTGTTCTTAGGACAAGCTTTTTTAGGGAGCAGCCGCTCAGTACAAAACGGCCGACGCGATGAAATCATGATTGAATATACCTATGGGTAGCGAAAGATGCAAAAATAATAGGGGGATAGCCTGTAAGCAGCATTCAAGGGACGCTCTTTGTTGCTGCGGGAACCATGATTTGTTCAGGCCTAAAAACAATTGAAACTTCGACTGATTTTATCTATATTCTACCAGAGAATCAAACAGCATCGAACATTGTAATCCCGATCACGGGATTTTTTTTGTTCAACATCGAAAGCAGGAAAAGAACTCTTTCATGGAGTATAAAAAACGAACCCATACCTGCGGCGAGCTTAATGCAGGGCATATCGGACAGACCGTGACTCTCACCGGATGGGTGGACCGACGGCGCGATCTTGGCGGCGTGATCTTTATTGACCTGCGCGACAGGTATGGTAAGACACAGGTCGTGTTCGGACCACAGCATAATCAGGAAGTCTATCAGCTTGCGAAAGACTTGCGCAGTGAGTACGTCCTTTCCGTGACAGGAAAGGTCGAGCGCCGACCTGAAGGAACGGACAATCCCGAATTATCGACCGGGGAGATCGACATTCTTACGAATGAGTTGGCGATTTTGAATAAGGCAGAGACTCCGCCGTTTCCGATCGAAGAACGGGTTGAAGCGAACGAAGACCTCCGTCTCAAATATCGGTATCTCGACCTGCGCCGTCCCCCGATGCAGCAATCGCTTCTGACGCGGCACAAACTCTATCAGATCGCGCGCCGCTACTTTGACGGACATAACTTCATCGAAGTTGAGACCCCCGTGCTGATGAAAAGCACGCCGGAGGGGGCGCGCGATTATCTTGTGCCCAGCCGCGTTCACCCGGGCAAATTCTACGCGCTCCCCCAGTCGCCGCAGACCTACAAACAGATCCTCATGGTTGCGGGCTTCGACAGATACTTTCAGATCGTGAAGTGCTTCAGGGATGAGGACCTGCGCGCAGATCGCCAGCCCGAGTTTACCCAGATCGACGTTGAGATGTCTTTTGTCGATGAAAGCGACATTCAGGCGATCACCGAAGGGGTGATCAAGAATTTCTTTTCCGAAGTGAAAGGAATTACCCTGTCTCTTCCATTTGCGCGCATGACGTACAGGGATGCGATGGAAGGGTACGGAAGCGATAAGCCCGATCTTCGGTTTGAGCTAAAGTTCGCCGGCTTCAGCGACATTGTTGCAGGGTCGGGTTTCAAGGTTTTTGCGGAGAACGTCGCCAAAGGCGGAGTCGTTGCAGGATTTTCCGTCCCCGGCGGTGCCAGCTATACACGCAATCAAATGGACAACCTTGTTGACTTCACGAAATCACTGGGAGCGGGGGGATTGGCGTACATCAAGCTGACGGAAAAGGGGGCGGAATCGGCGATCGAGAAATTTCTGGGAAAGGATTTACTTGTCAAAATATGCGAGCGGGCCGGCGCAAGAACCGGCGACCTCGTGTTGATTGTTTCCGATTCGTGGCAGAAGACATACGCAACCCTCGGAACGCTCCGTCTCGAAATGGCGAAGAGGCTGAATCTGATCGATGAATCGAAGAACAGTCTTCTATGGGTCGTCGACTTCCCGATGTTCGAATATTCGGAAGAGGAAAAACGGTATGTTGCGATGCATCATCCGTTCACTTCGCCGAAAGCGGAAGACGAGGCTTTTTTGGATTCCGACCCGTCCAGGGCCCGCGCTCGCGCATATGATCTTGTGCTCAACGGAAACGAAATCGCAGGCGGATCGATCCGTATTCACACTCCCGAACTGCAAAGCAAAGTGTTCGGTCTGCTTGGCATCGGTCCGGAGGAAGCGAGATCCAAATTTGGCTTCATGCTCGATGCTTTCCGTTACGGCGCCCCGCCGCATGGCGGCATCGCGTTCGGCCTCGACCGCATCACCATGCTCCTCACCGGCGCAAAGTCGATTCGCGACGTCATCGCGTTTCCGAAAACGAGCAGCGGCATGTCGCTGATGGACGACTCACCTTCGGAAGTCGACAAGAAGCAGCTGGATGAGCTCCATATACGCTTGAAATAGTCGTTTAATGTCGAATCGGTAAACATGACTGCAGGGATCTGATGTTTGAAGAATCAAAAGCTCAGTTAAAATCTTCGGTTGAACGCTTGGGAAAACTCCGGGGGTTCCTTTGACCTTGATTCGAAAGAGAAGAAGGTTGCCGAACTGCAGGGACAGTCCTCGGCCGCAGGCTTCTGGAATGATAATGTTGCCGCCCAGAAGGTCCTGCAGGAGATCAATCAGCAGAAACAGTGGGTCGATCAATGGGCAAAAATAAAAGTATTGATCGACGATGCGCAAGCGCTGATTGAGCTTGCTGAAGAATCGAAAGACGAATCCTACCAAAACGATATCGCCCGCGAGATCTCCACGATCACCCAGGCTCTTTCCGACCTTGAATTCAAGAATATGCTCAGCGGGGTCGACGACCATCGCAA contains:
- the trxA gene encoding thioredoxin; its protein translation is MKPVEVNDANFQNEVLNSSTPVLVDFWATWCGPCKMIAPYVEEMATEYNGKLKVGKLDVDANPAVSMQYGIRSIPTLLVFKGGKVVEQIVGAVPKRNLVEKVSRHVA
- a CDS encoding aldo/keto reductase — translated: MEQRAFGNTGLKVSALGFGAGHIGSNNLPEKEAEELLNLVLDSGITLIDTARSYGLSEERIGKYLGRRRSEFVLSTKVGYGIQGFEDWTYECVRAGIDQALRLLRTDHIDIVHLHSCPIGTLQWGEPLRAIEEAVREKKVLVAAYSGENEALEWSVESGRFGSVEHSVNICDQRCIENSLAAASAKGMGVISKRPVANAPWRFAECPVSHYAEEYWWRWKTMDVDPGGLEWQEVALRFAAFTPGVHSCIVGTVNPEHLKRNLDIIEKGALPQKLYETIRQAFKTNDPGWWVGQV
- a CDS encoding GNAT family N-acetyltransferase, with product MSYTVRKLSPRLLSDLEKLFGANGACGGCWCQAWRIEKGERWPEIKGAKARSRLRKGVRNGSIRGMLAYDKSVPVGWCTFGPRHSFPRLNRAPSLRCGDPERVWSVPCFFVPRAYRGKGIASELLAGALKEMRRRGVEIAEGYPTKPGKDGQYISSFSWTGTQSMFKKAGFSIAGNPNGAKQRVRKFLS
- the aspS gene encoding aspartate--tRNA ligase → MEYKKRTHTCGELNAGHIGQTVTLTGWVDRRRDLGGVIFIDLRDRYGKTQVVFGPQHNQEVYQLAKDLRSEYVLSVTGKVERRPEGTDNPELSTGEIDILTNELAILNKAETPPFPIEERVEANEDLRLKYRYLDLRRPPMQQSLLTRHKLYQIARRYFDGHNFIEVETPVLMKSTPEGARDYLVPSRVHPGKFYALPQSPQTYKQILMVAGFDRYFQIVKCFRDEDLRADRQPEFTQIDVEMSFVDESDIQAITEGVIKNFFSEVKGITLSLPFARMTYRDAMEGYGSDKPDLRFELKFAGFSDIVAGSGFKVFAENVAKGGVVAGFSVPGGASYTRNQMDNLVDFTKSLGAGGLAYIKLTEKGAESAIEKFLGKDLLVKICERAGARTGDLVLIVSDSWQKTYATLGTLRLEMAKRLNLIDESKNSLLWVVDFPMFEYSEEEKRYVAMHHPFTSPKAEDEAFLDSDPSRARARAYDLVLNGNEIAGGSIRIHTPELQSKVFGLLGIGPEEARSKFGFMLDAFRYGAPPHGGIAFGLDRITMLLTGAKSIRDVIAFPKTSSGMSLMDDSPSEVDKKQLDELHIRLK